Proteins encoded together in one Shewanella oneidensis MR-1 window:
- a CDS encoding YbhB/YbcL family Raf kinase inhibitor-like protein: protein MKQRFYTDYLFKFSLVASVILFNTASASVEGKPVKTTPANSSKTTFSVQSNLAPDVSIPADYYWDQFGCSGDNLAPRLTWEHAPKGTKSFAVTFYDKDAPTGSGFWHRVVYNIPSQVNQLEGGINGGKLPVEAIEANTDLGKPGFFGPCPPKGREHRYVWTVHALDVAKLPVDANASPALVGFYLWQHRLAEANLTVLAGSK from the coding sequence ATGAAACAGCGATTTTATACAGATTATTTGTTTAAATTCTCTTTGGTCGCTAGCGTCATACTATTTAATACAGCAAGTGCGAGTGTAGAGGGGAAACCCGTAAAGACAACCCCCGCAAATAGTTCTAAAACAACGTTTAGTGTGCAGAGTAATTTAGCACCTGATGTGTCTATTCCGGCCGATTATTATTGGGATCAATTTGGCTGCTCGGGAGACAATCTTGCACCAAGATTAACCTGGGAACATGCCCCCAAAGGCACTAAAAGTTTTGCGGTCACTTTTTATGATAAAGATGCACCCACTGGTAGCGGCTTCTGGCATAGAGTGGTTTACAACATTCCATCACAAGTCAATCAATTGGAAGGAGGCATAAATGGGGGAAAGTTACCCGTAGAGGCAATTGAGGCTAATACAGATTTAGGTAAGCCAGGATTTTTTGGCCCTTGCCCACCTAAGGGACGTGAACACCGATATGTATGGACAGTGCATGCCTTGGATGTTGCGAAGTTGCCGGTTGACGCTAATGCAAGCCCTGCTTTAGTGGGGTTTTATCTATGGCAACATCGCCTAGCTGAAGCGAACTTGACAGTTTTAGCGGGTTCAAAATAG
- a CDS encoding L-dopachrome tautomerase-related protein produces MKFNSYQTFIASLVMLTSQAFIAPNLMAQQAVIPQALPEVYATLDGAVGGISFTSSDRLIFSYHPFYQPKVKVGELLADGKVKPFPNSNWQQCHDPQGKPKDPNTCLNWVLGLRTDDRDRVWLLDSGQAEPRIEPKLVAWDTRKNQLDRIIPLPFPVSIPESQHNDFVISNRHQAIVIADEAIATGPVGDKAALVVVDLTTGESRRVLQGDSSVMPDLQRPLIIDSTSANPKRIEVFVGADGIALDSAQHWLYFAPMNKDKVYRVAMADLLNPDLSPQALSAKVEEYADKPNNGGLSIDSADNLYLTEVGERAIGIIPATGRQYQTYVYDERMVWPDGVSFGKDGYLYSGAAQLPLSGALNNGKAENRAPYYIFRFKPLAAGVPGN; encoded by the coding sequence ATGAAATTTAATTCTTATCAAACCTTTATTGCTTCGTTAGTGATGTTGACAAGCCAAGCATTTATTGCGCCTAACCTTATGGCTCAGCAAGCGGTAATACCTCAGGCTCTACCTGAGGTTTATGCCACGCTTGATGGTGCTGTGGGCGGCATTAGTTTTACCTCAAGCGATAGGCTTATCTTTAGTTATCACCCTTTTTATCAACCCAAAGTCAAGGTGGGTGAGTTACTGGCTGATGGTAAAGTCAAACCTTTTCCCAATTCAAATTGGCAACAATGTCATGATCCCCAAGGAAAACCGAAAGATCCTAATACCTGTTTAAATTGGGTATTAGGTTTGCGAACCGACGATAGGGACAGAGTATGGTTGCTCGATTCTGGCCAAGCTGAACCCCGGATTGAACCTAAGTTGGTGGCATGGGATACCCGTAAAAATCAGTTAGATCGGATTATCCCGTTGCCTTTCCCTGTGTCCATTCCGGAGTCGCAGCATAATGATTTTGTCATTTCCAACCGTCATCAAGCGATTGTGATAGCTGATGAAGCAATTGCAACAGGCCCTGTTGGTGATAAGGCTGCCTTAGTTGTCGTGGACTTAACTACGGGTGAGAGTCGGCGTGTATTACAGGGTGACTCTAGTGTGATGCCAGATCTGCAGCGACCGCTGATTATTGATAGTACCAGTGCCAATCCAAAGCGTATTGAGGTGTTTGTTGGCGCCGATGGTATTGCCTTAGACAGTGCCCAACATTGGCTTTATTTTGCGCCGATGAATAAGGACAAAGTCTATCGTGTCGCGATGGCAGATCTACTTAATCCTGATCTAAGCCCACAAGCGCTATCCGCCAAGGTTGAAGAATACGCCGATAAGCCAAATAACGGCGGCTTAAGCATTGATTCGGCTGATAATCTTTATCTCACCGAAGTTGGTGAACGCGCCATAGGTATTATCCCTGCCACGGGGCGTCAATATCAAACCTATGTGTATGACGAGCGCATGGTATGGCCCGATGGTGTAAGTTTTGGCAAGGATGGCTACCTGTATTCTGGCGCCGCCCAACTGCCGCTATCCGGCGCATTAAACAATGGCAAAGCAGAAAACCGTGCACCGTATTACATCTTCCGCTTTAAACCCTTAGCAGCCGGCGTCCCAGGTAACTAA
- a CDS encoding VOC family protein: MNIVGLDHFTIRTPILAETVQFYQVILGLTQGWRPRFGFPGHWLYAEEKPILHLVEVGSRALDAYLGESNALFGSGRVDHLSFRGTNLAQMQQHLCRQQCQFRERIVPEIGEHQLFIEDPNGITVEMIFPYAIDNAVVGIAMERLTILLEESA, encoded by the coding sequence ATGAATATTGTTGGATTAGACCACTTTACGATCCGTACCCCGATATTGGCTGAAACGGTCCAGTTTTATCAGGTCATCCTCGGGTTAACGCAAGGCTGGCGGCCACGGTTTGGTTTTCCTGGACATTGGCTCTACGCCGAAGAGAAACCCATTTTGCATTTAGTCGAAGTTGGCAGCCGGGCTTTAGATGCCTATTTGGGTGAAAGCAATGCTCTGTTTGGTTCAGGTCGGGTTGATCACCTCTCTTTTCGGGGGACGAATTTGGCCCAAATGCAGCAGCACTTATGCCGACAACAATGCCAATTTCGGGAGCGAATTGTCCCAGAGATTGGTGAGCATCAATTATTTATTGAGGATCCCAACGGCATTACAGTGGAAATGATTTTTCCCTATGCAATAGACAACGCAGTCGTGGGCATTGCGATGGAAAGACTGACAATTTTGCTTGAGGAATCGGCCTAA
- a CDS encoding glycine betaine ABC transporter substrate-binding protein — MNLIDDLQQKQLCNGQHAHHHAPLIRLGVTDLSFHRVTAAVVAQVMHLMGKRVELSYALHEANFNRLKLGQIDLLCSAWLPHSHGVYRQEVETQVTTRELGLHYEPYALWGVPDYVPEDAVSRIEDLLKPEVKQRMRPIIQGIGEGAGITRFSKNIMEQYGLTAAGYQFRTGTQADCVAAFESAVSVRDWVIVPLWHPQFLHHQYGIRDLQDPKGLLGGKDKAVLLARERELAINFSPEQIQVLDNIVLSNQIVAELDYAVNRQGMTEDEAAANWLAVNPSHLTTWLAPLLNPTNVTSQEVTL; from the coding sequence ATGAACTTAATCGATGATCTTCAACAAAAACAATTATGTAATGGACAACATGCCCATCATCACGCACCGCTAATTCGTTTAGGTGTAACGGACTTAAGCTTTCATCGCGTGACTGCGGCTGTGGTTGCCCAGGTAATGCACTTGATGGGCAAAAGGGTCGAGCTAAGTTATGCCCTGCATGAGGCAAATTTTAATCGGCTCAAGCTTGGGCAGATAGATTTGCTTTGCTCGGCTTGGCTGCCTCACAGTCATGGCGTGTATCGGCAGGAGGTTGAGACCCAAGTCACAACGCGTGAGCTAGGGCTACATTATGAGCCTTATGCACTTTGGGGTGTACCAGATTATGTGCCTGAAGATGCGGTTTCACGCATTGAAGACTTGCTTAAACCTGAGGTGAAACAACGGATGCGGCCGATTATTCAAGGTATTGGTGAAGGGGCGGGTATCACCCGTTTTTCTAAAAATATCATGGAGCAATATGGATTAACTGCGGCAGGTTATCAATTTAGAACGGGCACTCAGGCCGATTGTGTGGCGGCATTTGAATCGGCGGTGTCAGTACGGGACTGGGTAATTGTGCCATTGTGGCATCCGCAATTTTTACACCATCAATACGGTATTCGTGATCTTCAAGACCCCAAAGGTTTACTTGGGGGAAAAGATAAAGCGGTTTTGCTCGCCCGTGAACGCGAGTTAGCAATTAATTTCTCGCCGGAACAAATTCAAGTACTTGATAACATAGTGTTATCGAATCAAATTGTTGCAGAACTCGATTATGCGGTTAATCGACAAGGAATGACGGAAGATGAGGCCGCTGCGAACTGGTTGGCAGTCAATCCTTCGCATTTGACGACGTGGTTAGCCCCGCTGCTTAATCCTACGAATGTCACATCTCAGGAGGTGACATTATGA
- a CDS encoding Atu1372/SO_1960 family protein, translating into MMNTPESRLVAAGLELPEVAAALGNYEPYSIVGSQLMTSGQFPYLQGKLLYQGQLGADYTVSEGYAACRLATLNAIAQLKQACGELSRIKQIYRLEGVLNVHQSCIEHPKALDGASDLLLEIFGEAGRHSRMIWTNPVMPLNSLCLVYLFAEL; encoded by the coding sequence ATGATGAACACTCCGGAATCGCGGTTAGTGGCTGCTGGGCTTGAATTACCTGAGGTTGCAGCGGCTCTTGGAAATTACGAACCCTATTCAATTGTTGGTAGCCAATTAATGACTTCGGGTCAGTTTCCCTATTTACAGGGTAAGCTTCTGTATCAAGGACAATTGGGCGCAGATTATACTGTGAGTGAAGGTTACGCAGCCTGTCGTCTTGCTACCCTAAATGCCATTGCGCAATTGAAGCAGGCTTGTGGTGAGCTTTCGCGAATAAAACAAATTTATCGCTTAGAAGGGGTGCTAAATGTTCATCAATCTTGCATTGAACATCCCAAAGCACTTGATGGAGCTTCGGATTTATTGCTTGAAATTTTCGGTGAAGCAGGGCGTCATAGCCGAATGATTTGGACAAATCCGGTCATGCCACTTAACAGCTTATGTTTAGTGTATTTATTTGCCGAACTCTAG
- a CDS encoding sugar O-acetyltransferase, translating to MTEKQKMLAGQPYKAWDDALLAERMRAKSICHQFNQADPTLLDARMAHLRGLLDIPACAHIEPNFFCDYGYNIHIGKQFYANHNLTILDVCSVLIGDNVMFGPHVMISTATHPIDPIARQTIEYGAPIQIGNNVWLGGNVSVLPGVIIGDNCVIGAGSVVNKSIPSNCVAAGNPCKVIKPIDVDYHRNVNAE from the coding sequence ATGACTGAGAAACAAAAAATGTTGGCGGGCCAGCCTTATAAGGCTTGGGATGATGCGTTATTGGCTGAGCGGATGCGGGCGAAATCTATTTGCCATCAGTTTAATCAGGCCGATCCGACTTTGCTTGATGCGCGTATGGCGCATCTTCGTGGCCTGCTCGATATTCCAGCCTGCGCTCACATTGAGCCTAATTTCTTTTGCGATTACGGCTATAACATCCATATCGGTAAGCAATTTTATGCTAATCACAACTTAACCATACTGGATGTTTGCTCTGTTTTGATTGGCGATAACGTGATGTTTGGTCCTCATGTGATGATTTCAACCGCGACGCATCCTATCGACCCTATTGCGCGGCAAACAATTGAATACGGCGCGCCAATTCAAATCGGTAATAATGTCTGGTTGGGTGGAAACGTCTCTGTGTTACCCGGTGTGATCATTGGCGATAATTGTGTCATCGGTGCTGGTAGTGTTGTGAATAAGAGCATTCCCTCGAACTGCGTGGCGGCGGGTAACCCTTGTAAGGTTATCAAACCTATCGATGTGGATTATCACAGGAACGTTAATGCCGAGTAA
- the hppD gene encoding 4-hydroxyphenylpyruvate dioxygenase, which yields MASELNPLGLLGIEFTEFASSDTDFMHKVFIDFGFSLLKKAKNKDILYYKQNDINFLLNKQREGFSAKFAKSHGPAICSMGWRVEDASFAHRVAVERGAKAADDSAKDLPYPAIYGIGDSLIYFIDTFGANNNIYATDFEDLSEPVITQEKGFIEVDHLTNNVYKGTMEHWANFYKNIFGFTEVRYFDISGVQTALVSYALRSPDGSFCIPINEGKGNDKNQIDEYLKEYNGPGVQHLAFRSRDIVKSLDAMEGSSIQCLDIIPEYYDTIFDKVPQVTENRDRIKHHQILVDGDESGYLLQIFTKNLFGPIFIEIIQRKNNLGFGEGNFTALFQSIERDQMRRGVL from the coding sequence ATGGCAAGCGAACTCAATCCACTGGGCTTATTAGGTATCGAATTCACCGAATTCGCCAGCTCTGATACTGATTTTATGCACAAGGTGTTTATCGATTTTGGTTTTTCGCTGCTGAAAAAAGCCAAAAATAAAGACATTTTGTACTACAAACAAAATGATATTAACTTTCTGCTCAACAAGCAGCGCGAAGGTTTCTCTGCTAAGTTTGCCAAATCCCACGGTCCTGCCATTTGCTCCATGGGCTGGCGTGTGGAAGACGCGAGCTTTGCTCACCGTGTGGCGGTGGAGCGTGGTGCCAAAGCGGCCGATGATTCGGCTAAAGATCTGCCCTATCCGGCGATTTATGGCATTGGCGACAGCTTAATTTATTTTATCGACACCTTTGGTGCCAACAATAATATCTATGCCACTGACTTTGAAGACTTAAGCGAGCCAGTGATCACCCAAGAGAAAGGCTTTATCGAAGTAGATCACTTAACCAATAACGTCTACAAAGGCACCATGGAGCATTGGGCAAACTTCTACAAAAACATCTTTGGTTTTACTGAAGTACGTTACTTTGACATCAGCGGCGTGCAAACTGCGCTGGTGTCTTATGCCCTGCGCTCACCCGATGGCAGCTTCTGCATTCCGATTAACGAAGGTAAAGGCAACGATAAGAACCAAATCGATGAATACCTGAAGGAATACAATGGTCCAGGTGTACAACATTTAGCCTTTAGAAGCCGTGATATCGTCAAATCCTTGGATGCGATGGAAGGCAGCTCTATTCAATGCTTGGATATTATTCCTGAATATTACGACACCATTTTCGATAAAGTCCCGCAAGTGACCGAAAACCGTGATCGCATCAAGCATCACCAAATTTTGGTAGATGGTGACGAATCAGGCTATTTATTACAAATCTTCACTAAGAACTTGTTTGGCCCGATCTTTATTGAAATCATTCAACGCAAGAACAACTTAGGCTTTGGTGAAGGTAACTTTACTGCCCTGTTCCAATCGATTGAACGGGATCAAATGCGCCGCGGCGTACTGTAA
- a CDS encoding homogentisate 1,2-dioxygenase: MPFYVKQGQVPHKRHIAFEKENGELYREELFSTHGFSNIYSNKYHHNMPTKALEVAPYRLGHGAHWEDSLVQNYKLDSRSADREGNFFSARNKIFYNNDVAIYTAKVTQDTAEFYRNAYADEVVFVHEGEGTLYSEYGTLEIKKWDYLVIPRGTTHQLKFNNYSNVRLFVIEAFSMVEVPKHCRNEYGQLLESAPYCERDLRTPILQAAVVERGAFPLVCKFGDKYQLTTLEWHPFDLVGWDGCVYPWAFNITEYAPKVGKIHLPPSDHLVFTAHNFVVCNFVPRPYDFHERAIPAPYYHNNIDSDEVLYYVDGDFMSRTGIEAGYITLHQKGVAHGPQPGRTEASIGKKETYEYAVMVDTFAPLKLTEHVQHCMSKDYNRSWLEN; encoded by the coding sequence ATGCCATTTTATGTGAAACAAGGCCAAGTACCCCATAAGCGCCATATCGCATTTGAGAAGGAAAACGGCGAGCTATACCGTGAAGAGCTGTTTTCAACCCATGGTTTTTCCAATATTTATTCCAATAAATATCACCACAATATGCCGACGAAGGCGTTAGAAGTCGCCCCTTACCGCCTCGGTCACGGTGCTCATTGGGAAGACTCATTAGTTCAAAACTATAAACTGGATTCCCGCTCAGCCGATCGTGAAGGCAACTTCTTCAGTGCCCGCAATAAAATCTTCTATAACAATGATGTGGCAATTTACACCGCAAAAGTCACCCAAGACACCGCTGAGTTTTACCGTAATGCCTACGCCGATGAAGTGGTATTTGTGCACGAAGGTGAAGGCACACTGTATAGCGAGTACGGAACCTTAGAGATTAAAAAATGGGATTATTTAGTGATCCCACGCGGCACCACACATCAACTTAAATTCAACAATTACAGTAATGTGCGTTTGTTTGTGATTGAAGCCTTTTCAATGGTGGAAGTGCCTAAGCATTGCCGTAATGAATACGGCCAGTTACTCGAATCCGCACCCTACTGTGAACGCGATCTGCGCACGCCCATTTTGCAAGCTGCTGTGGTTGAGCGTGGTGCCTTCCCGCTAGTATGTAAATTTGGCGATAAATACCAGCTGACAACGCTAGAGTGGCATCCATTTGATTTAGTGGGCTGGGATGGTTGTGTTTACCCTTGGGCATTTAACATCACCGAATACGCGCCCAAGGTTGGAAAAATCCATTTACCGCCTTCGGACCATCTCGTGTTTACCGCCCACAACTTTGTGGTGTGTAACTTTGTGCCGCGCCCCTATGATTTCCACGAGCGAGCCATTCCCGCGCCTTACTATCACAACAACATCGATAGTGACGAAGTGCTGTACTACGTTGATGGCGACTTTATGAGCCGCACCGGGATTGAAGCAGGCTACATCACCTTACACCAAAAAGGCGTAGCGCACGGCCCACAGCCCGGCCGCACCGAAGCCTCGATTGGCAAAAAAGAAACCTATGAATATGCAGTGATGGTGGACACCTTCGCCCCACTGAAATTAACCGAACATGTGCAGCATTGCATGAGTAAAGACTACAACCGCTCCTGGCTAGAAAACTAA
- a CDS encoding LysR family transcriptional regulator has protein sequence MRIDIDAFNVLQVLVEEGSFAKAAERLHKAQSAVSYQVKKLEEHLGVQLFSRDQYRAELTSEGRVILAEGQRLLQHLANIEHLASRFSEGWEPKLELVIDGALPMEPIMTALKRMAEHQIPTKIQLNMEFLGGVQHRFERDNADLMLVKDYRTGPYYHPQPLPAITSVLVASALHPLASLKRISLSELQQHVELTIEDSSPNKSYRDELQFGGDKVFYLSGFIMKKNALLKGLGFGWLPDFLVQEELLSGELVEIDFVGGSRYTFTPQLVSTLERPLGRAGKLFTELILEEFAKAEQFSGVGLG, from the coding sequence ATGCGCATCGATATTGATGCTTTTAATGTGCTGCAAGTGTTGGTGGAAGAGGGCAGTTTTGCTAAGGCTGCCGAGCGGTTGCATAAGGCGCAATCGGCGGTGAGTTATCAGGTTAAAAAGCTCGAGGAACATTTAGGTGTGCAGCTTTTTAGCCGTGACCAATACCGCGCCGAATTAACAAGCGAGGGACGGGTGATCTTGGCTGAAGGTCAAAGACTGTTGCAACACCTTGCAAACATTGAACATCTTGCCAGTCGTTTCAGCGAAGGTTGGGAGCCTAAACTGGAGTTAGTAATCGATGGGGCTTTGCCGATGGAGCCGATTATGACGGCGCTTAAACGAATGGCAGAGCATCAAATCCCGACAAAAATTCAGCTCAATATGGAGTTTTTGGGCGGTGTACAGCATAGATTCGAGCGTGATAATGCGGATCTGATGTTAGTTAAGGATTATCGTACCGGCCCCTATTATCATCCACAGCCACTCCCTGCTATAACCAGTGTGCTGGTGGCGAGTGCTTTGCATCCGTTGGCGTCCTTAAAAAGGATTAGTTTGTCCGAGTTACAGCAGCATGTTGAGTTGACCATCGAAGATTCTTCACCCAATAAAAGTTATCGTGATGAGCTGCAATTTGGCGGCGATAAAGTGTTTTATCTTTCTGGTTTTATTATGAAAAAGAATGCGTTATTGAAAGGATTGGGCTTTGGCTGGCTGCCAGATTTTTTAGTGCAGGAGGAACTGCTGAGCGGTGAGTTGGTTGAAATCGACTTTGTCGGTGGCAGCCGCTATACCTTTACGCCCCAATTAGTGTCGACCCTTGAGCGCCCTTTGGGCCGTGCGGGTAAGCTGTTTACTGAGTTGATCCTAGAGGAATTTGCTAAAGCAGAGCAGTTTAGTGGTGTTGGATTAGGATAA
- a CDS encoding TIGR00266 family protein: MSRRCHEVDYEIIGHSMQLVEVELDPNETVIAEAGAMNYLEQDISFEAKMGDGSEPDSGFFGKLMGAGKRALTGESIFMTHFTNLGHQKCKVAFAAPYPGTILAIDLAQYGGELICQKDSFLAAALGTRVSMKFNRRLGTGFFGGEGFILQSLQGDGMAFIHAGGTLIKKELKGETLRVDTGCLVGFTPGVDYDIERAGSLKSMFFGGEGLFLATLKGHGTVWLQSLPFSRMADRIIAHAPSAGGSDRGEGSVLGGLGRMIDGR; the protein is encoded by the coding sequence ATGTCTAGACGTTGCCATGAAGTGGATTATGAAATTATCGGCCACAGTATGCAGTTGGTTGAGGTCGAACTTGACCCCAACGAAACTGTGATTGCCGAAGCGGGGGCAATGAATTATCTGGAGCAGGATATTAGCTTCGAGGCCAAAATGGGCGATGGCTCAGAGCCGGATTCAGGCTTTTTTGGCAAGTTGATGGGAGCGGGTAAGCGGGCGTTGACTGGGGAGAGCATCTTTATGACGCACTTTACTAACCTCGGGCATCAAAAATGCAAAGTCGCCTTTGCCGCGCCTTATCCCGGTACGATTTTAGCTATCGATCTCGCCCAATATGGTGGCGAGCTGATTTGCCAGAAAGACAGTTTTCTTGCCGCAGCTCTGGGAACTCGCGTTAGCATGAAGTTTAACCGCCGTTTAGGTACTGGTTTTTTTGGCGGTGAAGGTTTTATTCTGCAGAGTTTACAAGGCGATGGCATGGCGTTTATCCATGCGGGTGGTACGCTGATTAAAAAGGAACTAAAAGGTGAAACCTTAAGGGTCGATACCGGTTGTCTCGTCGGTTTTACCCCTGGAGTTGACTACGACATCGAGCGCGCAGGTTCTTTAAAATCGATGTTTTTTGGTGGTGAGGGGCTATTTTTAGCCACCTTAAAAGGCCATGGCACGGTATGGTTACAGAGTCTACCGTTCTCGCGGATGGCCGATCGCATTATTGCTCATGCGCCATCAGCGGGGGGCAGTGATCGCGGCGAAGGTTCAGTCCTCGGTGGTCTTGGTCGTATGATTGATGGTCGTTAA
- a CDS encoding lipopolysaccharide biosynthesis protein encodes MEQTSLQRVKQAIVAGFWASLASIVVGFLFKLWLAQWVAKADLALYHTVIDIISLSLILMTGFRSSMVVTYSQTKQDVDITNIFRYSLIAMVLLAWGVVLPYIKHKLQLNVEYFQLVGIILSMGLKVYFTNQIAMYRLYAISNRVTWLEPLAQVTSFLLCFYGLKQTAIASLFYSMTLSSLIVALYMYLTRRKDIATPPLTVVHFDPGLRSFMKKSLTASMEAGASILMIYITVLLTIAYFSIDELGDFQVVVRPMITYLTLLFVFPIYRFVLPEIAVCVREKRFEEVQQIKSWLTKVSLWVSGIFFVMMLFASKPLVAWLFPEQYLKAAPVLMHFSMFFIFMMLNGYQLANLKAHGYFTQSLLIRLSGIVVLVGTFYAYRQYTENVVAVILALGTGYLMMYLISRQIERRIQQRLNDN; translated from the coding sequence ATGGAACAAACTTCACTTCAACGGGTTAAGCAAGCGATTGTTGCGGGATTCTGGGCATCTCTGGCCAGTATTGTCGTAGGTTTTCTATTTAAACTTTGGTTAGCACAATGGGTAGCCAAAGCCGATCTTGCACTCTATCACACTGTTATCGATATCATTTCGTTGTCGCTGATCCTAATGACAGGGTTTCGCTCTTCTATGGTGGTGACCTACTCTCAAACCAAGCAAGATGTGGATATCACTAATATATTCCGCTACAGCTTAATCGCAATGGTGCTGCTCGCGTGGGGCGTTGTGTTACCTTATATCAAACACAAACTCCAGCTTAATGTAGAATATTTTCAATTGGTTGGCATTATTTTGAGTATGGGGCTCAAGGTCTATTTTACCAATCAAATTGCCATGTACCGGCTATATGCCATCTCCAATCGAGTCACTTGGTTAGAGCCACTCGCGCAAGTGACTAGCTTTTTATTATGTTTCTATGGCTTAAAACAAACCGCCATTGCATCACTCTTTTACAGTATGACTCTGTCATCGCTTATCGTTGCTTTATATATGTACTTAACACGGCGTAAGGATATTGCCACTCCGCCCTTAACTGTTGTGCATTTTGATCCGGGGTTGCGCAGTTTTATGAAGAAAAGCCTAACCGCCTCGATGGAAGCAGGTGCCAGTATCTTGATGATTTATATTACAGTACTACTGACGATTGCCTATTTCAGCATAGATGAGCTAGGTGATTTCCAAGTGGTTGTGCGGCCGATGATCACATACCTCACACTGCTGTTTGTGTTTCCCATCTACCGTTTTGTGCTGCCCGAAATCGCAGTGTGTGTGCGAGAAAAACGCTTTGAGGAAGTTCAACAAATAAAATCATGGCTGACAAAGGTTTCGTTGTGGGTCAGCGGAATATTTTTCGTGATGATGTTATTCGCAAGCAAGCCATTGGTGGCTTGGTTATTCCCCGAGCAATACCTTAAAGCAGCACCTGTATTAATGCACTTTTCCATGTTCTTTATCTTTATGATGCTTAATGGCTATCAGTTAGCCAATCTTAAAGCCCATGGCTATTTTACCCAAAGCTTACTCATCCGCCTTAGCGGTATCGTCGTGCTAGTTGGCACTTTCTACGCTTATCGACAGTATACAGAAAATGTTGTGGCGGTGATTTTGGCCTTAGGCACGGGTTATTTAATGATGTATCTGATATCAAGACAGATTGAAAGGCGCATTCAGCAACGACTTAACGATAACTAA
- a CDS encoding EVE domain-containing protein, protein MNYWLMKSEPDEFSIEDLKARPNQTEPWFGIRNYQARNYMRDAMQIGDKVFFYHSSCKVPGIVGIAEVVTNAYPDSTAFDPESTYFDPKSDPSNPRWLRVDIRFVEQFKEIIPLSLIKSLPQLADMYLVSKGSRLSIQPVTAEQWQAVLMLSR, encoded by the coding sequence ATGAACTATTGGCTTATGAAATCAGAGCCCGACGAATTTAGCATCGAAGATCTTAAAGCAAGACCCAATCAAACCGAACCTTGGTTTGGGATACGTAACTACCAAGCGCGTAACTATATGCGCGATGCGATGCAAATTGGTGATAAGGTATTTTTTTACCATTCAAGCTGCAAAGTACCTGGTATTGTCGGCATTGCCGAAGTGGTAACAAATGCTTATCCTGACAGCACAGCCTTTGATCCCGAATCAACCTATTTCGATCCTAAGTCAGATCCTAGCAACCCAAGATGGCTAAGGGTCGATATTCGCTTTGTCGAACAATTTAAGGAAATCATTCCACTGAGTTTGATTAAAAGCTTGCCACAATTAGCTGATATGTACTTAGTATCCAAAGGTTCAAGGCTGAGTATTCAACCCGTTACCGCCGAGCAATGGCAAGCCGTACTGATGCTCAGCCGATAA
- a CDS encoding DUF6508 domain-containing protein, which yields METSEMTTNCGLYTKYLKDFTAGDVSIHRERMLEFISDLTTQGWLLANFTWDYWYNNSYLVDKPAYIQEASVTQCRLLLTAMTRLEVFSPGVLENMRRQGVLFAIMERLQRLESPASNKSVAYISR from the coding sequence ATGGAAACTTCAGAAATGACCACAAACTGCGGCTTATACACTAAATATCTTAAGGATTTCACCGCGGGTGATGTGAGTATACATCGTGAGCGTATGTTGGAATTTATTAGCGATTTAACCACGCAGGGCTGGTTACTGGCTAATTTCACTTGGGATTATTGGTATAACAACAGTTACTTAGTTGATAAGCCAGCATATATCCAAGAGGCGAGTGTTACCCAATGTCGCCTGCTATTAACTGCGATGACACGCTTAGAGGTTTTCAGCCCTGGCGTGTTAGAAAATATGCGCCGTCAAGGAGTATTGTTTGCCATTATGGAGCGCCTGCAGCGTTTAGAGTCGCCTGCATCTAACAAGTCGGTTGCGTATATTAGCCGTTAA